Proteins from a single region of Sylvia atricapilla isolate bSylAtr1 chromosome 7, bSylAtr1.pri, whole genome shotgun sequence:
- the ZNF804A gene encoding zinc finger protein 804A, with the protein MTECNKGVQVRLKELKQREFARNVASKSRKDERKQEKALQRLHKLAELRKERTCAPGSGPMFKSTTVTVRDDCHDIPKSAAVDPARRQDFSCALMHDAQNCQDIASVIPPAPGDAGSHQSDTNKCGDQVQRAQRHRVGFSFAFPKKAAVKLESSAAVFYEFNEETSMEHGFSRRSRFVPGTCNLQSPPAAEIIVCPEEKHSCFHPLVEKCTDAAEAPEAQESKELSSEESRVLETPALPAAMSHSVQPVSSGTEGHGVEVSAADSGDHALALAADSNPVPPLDELRANRAPLQEPGEDSSSLQGVADENDNAGSSDPPAAESEVKNLGADAAVPSPAEEGSGAPKSRQDVCKRPCQPFVPVLSKYGSNVLQWPSEMLIYTSTDPSISYSCNPLYFDFKSSRASESQEKPKHQPNIPHLHHKTEPNHILASDFTKRPNSECGEYEVEVNKNVCNYTIPLLSDVSLFRNCDLAKNENKVSLDESFRIRKIEKYHISHNPLRQNTVIDEKYNKVWIKEGHEKWLHKSRKRKRRRKLCHCHYHHCGDTTVAEMEMSPVTEKEVAYRDENKYQHLQNNAEKCRHGAGNIWLTPGEVQQSQPKFGIENAPKRVMSASDHIHWDRGWCDFWNAKHSGQHHACKGPRMKSKASSRRQAKQLPPSSRRHSLRHSKACCSWKVRRSSCSPEHKCLGQCSQEKGPSPNQPVKRGCSVLTEEAEKPHRKRRQHTYSSSSSDESSCGQALPAEEYLRRGHALGAHHRAKGKRRKRKTRIHRVFLDRNAKSEASESSKENSASSMLNMPGDLVTQDNLEETSAAPKDDDAKDRDETMELEESKSPLEAAGPQEALEDAKPMLCAAMESTPAALPEVTTGSAAPAPERGAPAAAATQGATPEGKKKESVNSRENQARFKAPVPGRHLEQTPPPKSYLCHYELAESLPHEKMGEAAGEWVQCNPGIFSSPPPLPFKEAHVNSHAFLTAEQLMAPFPLPDQALLFPPDAHEKFKELPSEAFQQLLPLSGKVKFAFGPPAVQPPGSALPPPPPPLRSTSVTTIHHTILQQQHAGAIKVLQPHQQFLSQVPALSRAPLPHVPLGPRLCPAGHAAFVAPAQLPLLPPSVLPPAPLAFPPLPHSVFPSLLAPHPAVIPLQPLF; encoded by the exons ATGACTGAGTGCAATAAGGGAGTGCAGGTG AGGCTGAAGGAACTGAAACAGAGGGAGTTTGCTCGAAATGTAGCATCTAAGTCACGAAAAGATgaaaggaaacaggagaaaGCCCTTCAACGTTTGCACAAGCTGGCAGAGCTAAGGAAAGAGAGAACGTG TGCTCCTGGAAGTGGCCCTATGTTCAAATCCACGACGGTGACTGTGAGGGATGATTGCCACGATATCCCCAAAAGTGCTGCCGTGGATCCTGCCAGGCGACAGGATTTCAGCTGTGCACTAATGCATGATGCCCAGAATTGCCAAGACATTGCTTCTGTTATTCCTCCCGCTCCTGGAGATGCAGGGAGCCATCAGTCTGACACCAACAAGTGTGGAGATCAGGTCCAAAGAGCTCAAAGACACAGAGTTGgcttctcctttgcttttcctaAGAAAGCGGCTGTCAAACTGGAGTCTTCAGCTGCCGTTTTCTACGAGTTTAATGAGGAAACCTCCATGGAGCATGGATTTAGCAGGAGGAGTAGGTTTGTTCCGGGAACGTGCAAccttcagtctcctccagcagcagaaataattgTGTGCCCCGAGGAGAAACACAGCTGTTTTCACCCACTGGTGGAAAAATGCACGGATGCAGCAGAAGCTCCTGAAGCTCAGGAGTCAAAGGAGCTGTCCAGTGAGGAGAGCAGGGTGCTGGAGACTCCAGCTCTACCTGCTGCCATGTCCCACTCAGTGCAGCCAGTGTCCTCAGGCACAGAGGGCCACGGTGTGGAGGTGAGTGCTGCTGACTCGGGGGACCACGCGCTGGCCCTGGCTGCAGACAGCAATCCAGTCCCGCCCCTGGATGAGCTGCGGGCCAACAGAGCCCCTCTGCAGGAACCTGGGGAGgattcctcctctctgcagggtGTTGCAGACGAAAACGATAATGCTGGGAGCAGTGACCCACCTGCAGCTGAAAGTGAAGTAAAAAACCTGGGGGCAGATGCAGCAGTCCCGTCGCCGGCTGAAGAAGGCAGTGGAGCCCCAAAAAGCAGACAGGACGTATGCAAGAGGCCCTGTCAACCCTTTGTTCCTGTTCTTAGCAAATATGGATCAAATGTCCTTCAGTGGCCATCAGAAATGTTAATTTACACGAGTACAGACCCATCGATTTCTTACAGCTGTAATCctttgtattttgattttaagtCATCAAGAGCAAGTGAAAGCCAAGAAAAGCCCAAGCATCAACCAAACATACCTCATTTGCACCATAAAACTGAACCTAACCATATCTTAGCTTCAGATTTTACAAAAAGACCTAATTCAGAGTGTGGTGAATATGAAGTAGAAGTGAATAAAAATGTGTGCAACTATACAATACCCCTGTTAAGTGATGTTTCCCTCTTCAGAAATTGTGACCttgcaaaaaatgaaaacaaagtgtCCTTGGATGAGTCATTCAGGattagaaaaatagaaaagtatcACATATCTCATAACCCCTTACGACAAAACACTGTGATAGATGAGAAATATAACAAAGTCTGGATCAAAGAAGGCCATGAAAAATGGcttcacaaaagcagaaaacggaaaaggagaagaaaattatgtcATTGTCATTATCATCACTGTGGAGACACAACAGTAGCAGAAATGGAGATGTCTCCAGTAACTGAGAAAGAAGTTGCttacagagatgaaaataaatatcagCACCTCCAGAATAATGCAGAGAAGTGCAGACATGGTGCAGGAAATATCTGGTTAACCCCAGGTGAGGTGCAGCAATCGCAGCCAAAATTTGGCATTGAAAATGCTCCTAAGAGGGTCATGTCTGCATCAGATCACATACACTGGGACAGAGGCTGGTGTGACTTTTGGAATGCAAAACACAGCGGCCAGCACCACGCTTGTAAAGGACCACGCATGAAGAGCAAAGCAAGCTCCCGGAGGCAGGCAAagcagctgcctcccagctccaggaggcacagcctgaggcACTCTAAGGcgtgctgcagctggaaagtCAGGAGGTCAAGCTGTAGCCCGGAGCATAAATGTTTAGGACAGTGCAGCCAGGAGAAGGGGCCGAGTCCAAACCAGCCCGTGAAGAGAGGGTGCAGTGTCCTGACAGAAGAAGCCGAGAAGCCCCACCGCAAGCGGAGGCAGCACACctactcctcctcctcctcggaTGAAAGCTCCTGTGGGCAGGCATTACCAGCAGAGGAATATCTGAGGCGAGGACATGCTTTAGGTGCCCATCACAGGGCGAAAGGGAAACGCAGGAAAAGGAAGACTAGGATCCATCGTGTTTTCCTTGACAGGAATGCAAAGAGCGAGGCCTCCGAATCTTCCAAAGAAAATTCTGCAAGTTCGATGTTAAATATGCCGGGGGACTTAGTGACTCAAGACAATCTAGAGGAAACCAGTGCAGCTCCCAAAGATGATGATGCAAAGGACAGGGACGAAACAATGGAGCTGGAGGAAAGCAAGTCGCCTCTGGAAGCTGCTGGCCCACAGGAGGCGCTGGAAGATGCCAAACCGATGTTGTGTGCGGCGATGGAGAGCACACCTGCCGCGCTCCCTGAGGTCACCACCGGCTCTGCTGCTCCGGCCCCTGAGCGCGGcgctccagcagctgctgccacgCAGGGTGCGACCCcggagggaaagaaaaaggaaagtgtcAACAGTCGAGAAAACCAAGCTCGTTTCAAAGCCCCCGTCCCCGGCAGGCACTTGGAGCAGACTCCTCCTCCCAAGTCCTATCTTTGCCATTACGAGCTGGCCGAGTCTCTGCCGCACGAGAAGATGGGCGAGGCGGCCGGCGAGTGGGTGCAGTGTAACCCCGGCATTTTTAGCAGCCCCCCGCCCTTGCCGTTCAAAGAAGCACACGTAAACAGTCACGCCTTCCTGACCGCCGAGCAGCTGATGGCCCCCTTCCCGCTGCCCGACCAGGCGCTGCTCTTCCCTCCCGACGCCCACGAGAAGTTCAAGGAGCTGCCGTCGGAGGcgttccagcagctcctgccgcTGTCGGGCAAGGTGAAGTTCGCCTTCGGGCCGCCGGCCGTGCAGCCCCCGGGCtcggcgctgccgccgccgccgccgccgctgcgcTCTACCTCGGTGACCACCATCCACCAcaccatcctgcagcagcagcacgccGGCGCCATcaaggtgctccagccccaccagcagTTCCTCTCGCAGGTCCCGGCTCTTTCCAGAGCGCCTTTACCTCATGTCCCGCTGGGGCCGCGGCTGTGCCCGGCGGGACACGCCGCCTTCGTGGCCCCGGCGCagctgccgctgctgccgccCTCGGTgctgccgcccgccccgctGGCCTTCCCCCCGCTGCCGCACTCCGTCTTCCCGTCCCTGCTGGCCCCGCACCCGGCTGTCATCCCCCTGCAGCCGCTCTTCTAG